One Mycoplasmopsis caviae DNA segment encodes these proteins:
- a CDS encoding TatD family hydrolase, which produces MSLKYVDAHTHPLKEYYDDNYHVIEKAYAKGVAALLITGCNELENEEVIKIARNFHYTFPVIGIHPNEANGKIDGQIIERQLDSSVVAIGEIGLDYFYTPERRSIQIESLHAQIQVALKHNLPVVIHMRDSYEDLYEIIKQYHKEVKFMIHTYSGNLYWTKKFYKLGCYFSFSGVSTYKNAAETVEVIDWVPVERILTETDAPYLAPANKRSKINYPNYVIHTANYIAGIKKMSIEKFTDQVLKNAKELFKINVSRK; this is translated from the coding sequence ATGTCGCTTAAATATGTTGATGCACACACTCATCCATTAAAAGAATATTATGATGACAACTATCACGTGATTGAAAAAGCATATGCAAAAGGTGTTGCTGCTTTGTTAATAACAGGGTGCAATGAGCTAGAAAATGAAGAAGTAATTAAAATTGCTAGAAACTTTCATTATACTTTTCCAGTTATTGGCATTCATCCAAATGAAGCTAATGGCAAAATTGATGGTCAAATTATTGAAAGGCAATTAGATAGCTCAGTAGTTGCTATTGGTGAAATTGGTTTAGATTACTTCTATACACCTGAGAGAAGAAGTATTCAAATCGAATCACTGCATGCTCAAATTCAAGTTGCACTCAAGCATAATTTACCAGTTGTTATTCATATGCGAGATTCCTATGAAGACTTATATGAAATTATTAAGCAATATCACAAAGAAGTTAAATTCATGATCCACACATACAGTGGAAATTTATATTGAACAAAGAAATTTTACAAATTAGGTTGCTATTTTTCATTTAGTGGAGTAAGTACATATAAGAATGCAGCTGAAACAGTTGAGGTTATTGACTGAGTACCTGTTGAAAGAATTTTGACTGAAACCGATGCTCCATATCTTGCACCTGCTAACAAAAGAAGTAAAATTAATTATCCAAATTATGTAATTCATACTGCAAACTATATTGCTGGAATTAAAAAGATGTCAATTGAAAAATTTACTGATCAAGTTTTAAAAAATGCAAAGGAATTGTTTAAAATCAATGTTTCAAGAAAGTAA
- the mnmE gene encoding tRNA uridine-5-carboxymethylaminomethyl(34) synthesis GTPase MnmE yields MINDTIAAISSGGKINQAISIIRVSGHDSIDIVSRVFKGKIGTNQTITYGHIFDNKTNEIVDEVLVAWFIGNKNFTGENTVEINCHGGVLVTNRILELIIANGARMALPGEFSRRSFLNGKMDLIKAEAINDLIHAKTLKQSKLAIKKFDGKTSDMIKSLIDQLAYLIGQMEINIDYPEYDDFENVLTNELTKKLEKLQEQLGLIIKESENSRLIFDGIKVAILGKPNVGKSSLLNCLIDEEKAIVSDQAGTTRDIVEATYQIDGLLFKLVDTAGIRKTSRKIEKIGIEKSFEQIEKCDVVIHVNEANVAENDFDQKVQELATKFNKPVIKVINKDDLLKTKQKNGFVYISAKNKNIEELRKALVNIFAKNEINNEEYVVNSRQLALIKKASLSISDAINSINSGIDVDVVIIDIRQAWSSLVDISGRADNELLLDDMFKNFCLGK; encoded by the coding sequence ATGATAAATGATACAATTGCAGCTATTTCCTCAGGTGGAAAGATAAATCAAGCTATTTCAATAATTAGAGTTAGTGGTCACGATAGTATTGATATTGTTTCAAGAGTTTTTAAAGGTAAAATTGGAACAAATCAAACAATAACTTATGGCCATATTTTTGATAATAAGACTAATGAAATTGTTGATGAAGTTTTAGTGGCTTGATTTATTGGAAATAAGAATTTTACAGGTGAAAATACTGTTGAAATTAACTGTCATGGTGGTGTTTTAGTAACTAACCGAATCCTTGAGTTAATAATTGCAAATGGTGCACGAATGGCATTGCCTGGCGAATTTAGTAGACGTTCATTTTTAAATGGAAAAATGGACTTAATTAAAGCAGAAGCAATTAATGACCTAATTCATGCAAAAACACTTAAACAAAGTAAGTTAGCAATTAAGAAATTTGATGGAAAAACATCAGATATGATTAAGTCATTAATTGACCAATTGGCCTATTTGATAGGCCAAATGGAAATTAATATTGATTATCCCGAATATGATGATTTCGAAAATGTACTTACTAATGAGTTAACTAAAAAACTTGAAAAATTGCAAGAGCAACTAGGTTTAATTATCAAAGAAAGCGAAAATTCAAGACTTATTTTTGACGGTATCAAAGTTGCTATTTTAGGAAAGCCCAACGTTGGAAAAAGTTCATTATTAAACTGCTTGATTGATGAAGAAAAAGCAATTGTTAGTGATCAAGCCGGCACAACTAGAGATATAGTTGAAGCCACTTATCAAATTGATGGTTTATTATTCAAACTTGTTGACACTGCAGGCATTAGAAAAACAAGTCGCAAAATTGAAAAAATTGGTATTGAAAAATCATTTGAACAAATTGAAAAATGTGATGTAGTTATTCATGTTAATGAAGCAAATGTTGCAGAAAATGACTTTGATCAAAAAGTTCAAGAACTAGCCACAAAATTTAATAAGCCAGTTATTAAAGTTATCAATAAAGATGACTTATTAAAAACTAAACAAAAAAATGGGTTTGTTTACATAAGTGCAAAAAACAAAAACATTGAAGAACTTAGAAAAGCACTTGTAAACATTTTTGCTAAAAACGAAATTAACAACGAAGAGTATGTTGTTAATTCAAGACAACTAGCTTTAATTAAAAAAGCTTCATTAAGCATTAGCGATGCAATCAATTCCATTAATAGTGGAATTGATGTCGATGTTGTTATCATCGACATTCGTCAAGCTTGGTCATCATTAGTTGACATCTCAGGTCGAGCAGACAATGAATTGTTACTTGACGATATGTTTAAAAACTTTTGTTTAGGAAAATAA
- the rsmA gene encoding 16S rRNA (adenine(1518)-N(6)/adenine(1519)-N(6))-dimethyltransferase RsmA: MFQESKIKAKKKYGQNFLNDQNTIKKIIDIINPKDQKIIEIGPGKGALSKILNQQASELVAFEIDTDMVNYLLNNDILDNNQIVVGDFLTADLGKFKDYIVVGNIPYYITSDIIFKLLENRHNFKKAILMVQNEVAQRLVAKVNESEYSKLSITVQYCADVKKELFVKKSLFDPIPKVDSAIVSLTFKQQKDDNFEELSKFFKLCFLARRKKLTFALATKYSNDKIKVAYSNLNLKELVRIQELDLNTILALYEQLEK; this comes from the coding sequence ATGTTTCAAGAAAGTAAGATTAAAGCAAAAAAGAAGTATGGTCAAAATTTTTTAAATGATCAAAATACAATTAAAAAGATAATTGATATCATTAATCCTAAGGATCAAAAAATAATTGAAATTGGTCCTGGTAAGGGTGCATTAAGCAAGATTTTAAACCAGCAAGCAAGCGAGCTTGTGGCTTTTGAAATTGATACAGATATGGTCAATTATTTATTAAACAACGACATTTTAGATAACAATCAAATTGTCGTAGGAGACTTTTTGACAGCCGATTTGGGAAAATTTAAGGACTACATTGTAGTCGGCAATATTCCTTATTATATAACCAGCGATATTATTTTTAAATTGCTTGAAAACAGACATAATTTTAAAAAAGCAATTCTTATGGTACAAAATGAAGTTGCTCAAAGATTAGTAGCTAAGGTTAATGAAAGTGAATACAGCAAACTCTCAATCACGGTTCAATACTGTGCTGATGTTAAAAAAGAACTATTTGTTAAAAAAAGCCTTTTTGATCCAATTCCAAAAGTTGACTCAGCTATTGTTTCACTCACATTTAAGCAACAAAAAGATGACAATTTTGAAGAATTGAGCAAATTCTTCAAATTGTGTTTTCTTGCAAGAAGAAAAAAATTAACTTTTGCATTAGCAACAAAATATAGTAATGATAAAATTAAAGTTGCATATAGTAATTTAAATCTTAAGGAACTTGTAAGAATACAAGAGTTAGATTTAAATACAATATTAGCTTTATATGAGCAATTAGAAAAGTAG
- a CDS encoding PTS transporter subunit EIIC, which produces MSTTKSKVKDSTRPSFGKRLLERLGRIGRVLMFPIAVLPIAAILLRIGADLPTISQATALQYNISYSTAQFINFVAQMITAGGSVVFDNLPILFAVGIGFGFSKDNRGEAAFAALIGMLLLMLLMNKGAYVDKIYDSFTFKNAEFNAQGQKIGAFILGAKPGETFVYATGFAGIFGSKYNAILSGNVLNGIIVGFIVAAIYNHTNSVQLPKVLGFFSGRRLIPALAILTTLIWGIAYALIFPWVGYLIYLVSVALTKGAQSGRWGTAAIMGIYGVLNRLLIPFGLHHIPNNLFWFQLGEHVTPDGSLVFGDIFIFLSGKAKGNHAGIFQAGFFPVMMFGLPALAFAFYKTADNKVQKQRVLAIFGAAAVVSILSGITEPIEFAFMFVSPLLYGFHCLLTGIFAFITGAFGIQIGFGFSAGLMDYLLSIPKSLEIIKANKSGADAVMANPGWILVIGAACALSYYFVAYFTIKGLKLETPGRGSNQLPDPNALAANQKVSDAEVKVDDKLANLSPKAKAIVEAIGGYENITSFSNCTTRLRYEVRDADIIDEAKLKLAGCSGLIKLSKTSVQIIIGVEAESLNGEIESGKGAQ; this is translated from the coding sequence ATGTCTACTACTAAGTCAAAAGTTAAAGACTCAACAAGACCTTCTTTTGGAAAAAGATTGCTAGAAAGACTCGGTCGAATCGGTCGTGTATTAATGTTCCCAATTGCAGTTTTACCAATAGCTGCTATATTATTAAGAATTGGTGCTGACTTGCCTACTATTTCACAAGCCACAGCACTACAATATAATATTTCGTATTCAACAGCACAATTCATTAATTTTGTGGCCCAAATGATTACTGCTGGTGGATCAGTTGTCTTTGACAACTTACCAATATTATTTGCTGTTGGTATTGGTTTTGGTTTTTCAAAAGACAATCGTGGTGAAGCAGCTTTTGCTGCTCTTATTGGTATGTTATTACTTATGCTTCTTATGAATAAAGGTGCATATGTTGATAAAATCTATGATTCATTTACTTTCAAAAATGCTGAATTTAATGCCCAAGGTCAAAAAATAGGAGCATTTATTTTAGGAGCAAAACCAGGTGAAACTTTTGTTTATGCCACAGGTTTTGCTGGTATATTTGGAAGCAAATATAATGCAATTTTATCTGGTAACGTACTTAATGGTATTATTGTAGGATTTATAGTTGCTGCAATTTATAACCATACAAATAGTGTTCAATTACCTAAGGTATTAGGTTTCTTCTCAGGTAGAAGACTTATTCCTGCATTAGCAATTCTTACAACACTAATTTGAGGTATTGCTTATGCATTAATTTTTCCATGAGTAGGTTACTTAATCTACTTAGTGTCTGTTGCCTTGACAAAAGGTGCTCAAAGTGGTCGTTGAGGTACAGCTGCCATTATGGGTATTTATGGTGTGCTAAATAGACTATTAATTCCTTTTGGCCTACACCACATTCCAAATAACTTGTTCTGATTCCAATTAGGTGAACACGTGACACCTGATGGTTCACTTGTATTTGGCGATATCTTTATTTTCCTAAGTGGTAAAGCAAAAGGAAACCACGCTGGAATCTTCCAAGCAGGTTTCTTCCCAGTTATGATGTTTGGACTTCCTGCTCTAGCATTTGCTTTCTATAAAACTGCAGATAATAAAGTTCAAAAACAACGTGTCTTAGCAATCTTTGGTGCAGCTGCTGTTGTTTCTATTCTATCAGGTATTACTGAACCTATTGAATTTGCATTTATGTTTGTTAGTCCACTACTTTATGGCTTCCACTGCTTATTAACAGGTATCTTTGCATTTATTACTGGTGCATTTGGTATTCAAATTGGTTTTGGTTTTTCAGCTGGACTAATGGACTACCTACTTTCAATTCCTAAATCACTTGAAATTATTAAAGCAAACAAGAGTGGTGCTGATGCAGTTATGGCAAATCCAGGTTGAATCTTAGTAATAGGTGCTGCCTGTGCTCTTAGTTACTACTTTGTAGCATACTTTACAATTAAAGGACTTAAGTTAGAAACTCCTGGTCGAGGTTCAAATCAACTACCAGATCCAAATGCATTAGCAGCAAATCAAAAAGTTAGTGATGCAGAAGTAAAAGTTGACGATAAGTTAGCAAACTTAAGTCCAAAAGCAAAAGCTATTGTTGAAGCCATAGGTGGTTATGAAAATATAACTTCATTTTCAAACTGTACAACAAGATTACGATATGAAGTTAGAGACGCTGATATTATTGATGAAGCAAAATTAAAACTTGCAGGATGCAGTGGCTTAATTAAATTAAGCAAGACATCAGTTCAAATTATCATTGGTGTTGAAGCTGAAAGTCTTAATGGCGAAATTGAATCAGGTAAAGGAGCTCAATAA